The following proteins are co-located in the Cyprinus carpio isolate SPL01 chromosome B19, ASM1834038v1, whole genome shotgun sequence genome:
- the LOC109112330 gene encoding zinc finger protein 516-like isoform X4 translates to MEVERPDIVEEESFSKGGQDNPDGKKSRGHTCELCGRSFPFLSSLSQHMRKHTGEKPYKCPHCEHRSAQKGSLKAHMRSHKLDNLSQSTGGEEEDVDEEGEKEGGVPEDQGGCSSPTESTSACNKVVNGEESTKMRKKGGKKERTSNENCKQSVQCSLCRKRLSSQEELEQHMQELHKFFRCELCPYETLQEDQLQAHVEKVHPIEEESITKDVSISEEADGKGEFPCEQCDQVFTQAWFLKAHRKKHQNSLDHGCRICGRRFREPWFLRSHMKTHNTKVKPKSDTYLPATVNEVAQDESNLVNEVCLYELCAKCGNFFHNRKSLLLHEQVHRNVERPPNNTFCSDKDFTSVTKTSFLECLNLKPAGNGESPVEVTLGKRIPELDPISSYQSWQLATRGKMVEASEKSLGWEERLADADVAYDREKGEYVLLRQDKRKKSLDSMASIPTKKRRGAGTQGSNTDHHGNEERNGQVSTGERSPENLSDTEYRPTSRSSRKNSRKTSECLECGKGFRTQQQMVIHMLIRHGGLGETIGGNGLFRKAESSPSKAGESAGLFRDQKQTGFFGDTDKKPYTCEHCDFCTSEPSAIATHAQTHHLAIRNWGQKSDALTSSLSQSQPHQTNHKGFPRLRNALLQQPYWPYTSSTHLEGAALSDASSKAEEENNKGLEESSTMDKAGANLLNLSMEVDDKKEEVSSMLSKSLVQHQCPYCSYATLYPEVLWIHQRIAHKVDSTTLVPKWAPRNGLKGPKSLLDFKRRTGPPPFLEGKDCPSLPQMRTSRTSPPDCNPGGMKKSKPPTTSLESSSSQSKSWHTATAPGASSHSSKHKTSKSRTDELAGSKQKADVHQNSSSRPKASPQKTGNPKTGSRVMESSLLPQEGLHFMLSSKHKLSDQRSSKAHAPQTPDRSDSQAQNTPSINGYDPWSRLGLSGPSSHSQSKRHSIADGPEPVTDILSFLKNCSPHDLAALYHHWGFNSTMAEQAVMFESNGLMGTGVHPLQKPPNKEPRCPWMSSYCAADLIRQPAQPRLR, encoded by the exons ATGGAGGTGGAACGGCCGGACATTGTAGAGGAAGAGTCCTTCTCCAAGGGTGGCCAAGATAACCCTGATGGCAAGAAGAGCAGGGGTCACACTTGTGAACTCTGTGGAAGAAGTTTTCCTTTCCTCAGCTCCTTGTCCCAGCACATGAGAAAGCACACTGGGGAGAAACCATACAAGTGCCCTCACTGTGAGCACCGCTCAGCCCAGAAGGGTAGCTTAAAAGCCCACATGCGCAGCCACAAACTGGACAATCTCAGCCAGAGCACTGGTGGTGAGGAGGAAGATGTGGACGAGGAAGGGGAAAAGGAAGGAGGGGTGCCAGAAGATCAAGGTGGTTGCTCCAGTCCGACTGAGAGTACCTCGGCCTGCAACAAGGTTGTGAACGGTGAGGAGTCTACCAAAATGAGGAAGAAAGGTGGGAAGAAGGAAAGAACCTCTAATGAGAATTGCAAACAGTCAGTGCAGTGCTCTCTGTGCAGGAAAAGATTGTCCAGTCAGGAAGAGCTTGAACAGCATATGCAGGAGCTTCACAAGTTCTTCCGATGTGAACTGTGCCCTTATGAGACTTTGCAGGAGGACCAACTGCAAGCTCATGTTGAGAAGGTACATCCTATCGAGGAGGAATCGATCACCAAAGATGTCTCTATCAGCGAGGAAGCTGATGGTAAAGGCGAGTTCCCATGTGAACAATGTGACCAGGTGTTCACACAAGCCTGGTTTCTGAAAGCTCACAGGAAAAAGCATCAGAACAGTCTGGATCATGGGTGTCGGATCTGCGGACGCCGCTTTCGTGAGCCCTGGTTTCTTCGTAGCCACATGAAGACCCACAACACCAAGGTAAAACCAAAGAGTGACACCTACCTTCCGGCTACTGTCAATGAGGTGGCCCAGGACGAGTCCAACTTGGTGAACGAAGTGTGTCTGTATGAACTCTGTGCCAAGTGTGGTAACTTCTTCCACAACCGCAAGAGCTTGCTGTTGCATGAACAGGTCCACAGAAATGTTGAGCGGCCTCCTAACAATACTTTTTGCAGTGATAAGGACTTCACATCTGTCACTAAGACAAGCTTCTTGGAATGCCTAAACTTGAAACCAGCAGGAAATGGAGAGAGCCCCGTTGAGGTAACTCTAGGGAAAAGAATCCCAGAGCTTGATCCAATAAGTAGCTACCAGTCTTGGCAACTGGCCACCAGAGGCAAAATGGTGGAGGCATCTGAGAAGAGTCTGGGTTGGGAAGAGAGGTTAGCCGATGCAGATGTAGCATACGACAGGGAAAAGGGCGAGTATGTCTTGCTCAGACAGGACAAGCGGAAGAAGTCACTTGATTCAATGGCGAGTATCCCAACCAAGAAACGGAGAGGGGCTGGGACCCAGGGCTCCAATACAGATCACCACGGCAATGAAGAAAGGAATGGCCAGGTCTCGACAGGTGAGCGAAGCCCAGAGAATCTGAGTGACACTGAGTACCGCCCTACTTCTCGCTCTAGCCGTAAGAATTCCAGGAAAACCTCAGAGTGCTTGGAGTGTGGAAAGGGCTTCCGCACACAGCAACAGATGGTGATCCACATGCTCATCAGACATGGTGGCTTGGGTGAAACCATTGGTGGAAATGGACTGTTCCGTAAAGCTGAGTCAAGCCCATCTAAAGCAGGTGAATCAGCAGGACTCTTCAGGGAtcaaaaacaaacagggttcTTTGGGGACACAG ATAAAAAGCCATATACCTGTGAGCACTGTGACTTTTGCACCTCAGAGCCCTCGGCCATTGCTACCCATGCCCAAACACATCATTTGGCAATCAGGAACTGGGGCCAGAAGAGTGATGCCTTAACCAGCTCACTCAGCCAAAGCCAACCTCACCAAACCAACCACAAAGGCTTCCCAAGGCTGAGAAATGCCCTGCTGCAGCAGCCCTACTGGCCCTACACTAGCTCAACTCACCTGGAGGGGGCAGCACTGAGCGATGCCTCGTCAAAGGCAGAGGAGGAAAACAACAAGGGGTTGGAAGAAAGTAGCACCATGGATAAAGCAGGTGCTAATCTGCTTAATCTCTCCATGGAGGTGGATGACAAAAAAGAAGAGGTTTCTTCCATGTTATCGAAAAGTTTGGTTCAACACCAGTGTCCTTATTGCTCCTATGCAACACTCTATCCAGAAGTTCTCTGGATCCACCAACGAATTGCACATAAAGTTGACAGCACTACGTTGGTGCCTAAGTGGGCCCCGAGAAACGGCCTCAAGGGGCCCAAATCACTTCTCGATTTCAAGAGACGCACCGGTCCACCTCCGTTTCTGGAGGGTAAGGACTGCCCCTCTCTGCCGCAGATGAGAACTTCTCGAACGAGTCCACCTGATTGCAACCCTGGAGGGATGAAGAAATCAAAACCTCCGACAACTAGTTTAGAGTCCAGCTCTTCGCAAAGCAAGAGCTGGCACACAGCCACAGCACCGGGGGCATCATCTCACTCGTCCAAACACAAGACCAGCAAGTCCAGGACAGATGAGTTGGCAGGCAGTAAACAGAAAGCAGACGTCCATCAAAACAGTTCCTCGCGGCCTAAGGCAAGTCCTCAGAAGACTGGAAACCCAAAGACAGGAAGCAGAGTGATGGAGAGTAGTCTGCTACCTCAAGAGGGACTTCATTTTATGCTCTCTAGCAAACACAAACTCTCAGATCAGAGGAGCTCCAAAGCACATGCTCCTCAGACCCCCGACAGGTCTGATTCTCAAGCTCAGAATACACCATCCATTAATGGGTACGACCCCTGGAGCAGACTTGGCTTGAGTGGCCCGTCCTCTCACTCCCAGTCCAAGAGACATTCGATAGCCGATGGTCCAGAACCTGTGACAGACATCCTGAGTTTCTTGAAGAACTGCAGTCCTCATGATCTAGCTGCTCTCTACCATCACTGGGGCTTTAACAGCACCATGGCAGAGCAAGCAG
- the LOC109112330 gene encoding zinc finger protein 516-like isoform X5, which translates to MEVERPDIVEEESFSKGGQDNPDGKKSRGHTCELCGRSFPFLSSLSQHMRKHTGEKPYKCPHCEHRSAQKGSLKAHMRSHKLDNLSQSTGGEEEDVDEEGEKEGGVPEDQGGCSSPTESTSACNKVVNGEESTKMRKKGGKKERTSNENCKQSVQCSLCRKRLSSQEELEQHMQELHKFFRCELCPYETLQEDQLQAHVEKVHPIEEESITKDVSISEEADGKGEFPCEQCDQVFTQAWFLKAHRKKHQNSLDHGCRICGRRFREPWFLRSHMKTHNTKVKPKSDTYLPATVNEVAQDESNLVNEVCLYELCAKCGNFFHNRKSLLLHEQVHRNVERPPNNTFCSDKDFTSVTKTSFLECLNLKPAGNGESPVEVTLGKRIPELDPISSYQSWQLATRGKMVEASEKSLGWEERLADADVAYDREKGEYVLLRQDKRKKSLDSMASIPTKKRRGAGTQGSNTDHHGNEERNGQVSTGERSPENLSDTEYRPTSRSSRKNSRKTSECLECGKGFRTQQQMVIHMLIRHGGLGETIGGNGLFRKAESSPSKAGESAGLFRDQKQTGFFGDTDKKPYTCEHCDFCTSEPSAIATHAQTHHLAIRNWGQKSDALTSSLSQSQPHQTNHKGFPRLRNALLQQPYWPYTSSTHLEGAALSDASSKAEEENNKGLEESSTMDKAGANLLNLSMEVDDKKEEVSSMLSKSLVQHQCPYCSYATLYPEVLWIHQRIAHKVDSTTLVPKWAPRNGLKGPKSLLDFKRRTGPPPFLEGKDCPSLPQMRTSRTSPPDCNPGGMKKSKPPTTSLESSSSQSKSWHTATAPGASSHSSKHKTSKSRTDELAGSKQKADVHQNSSSRPKASPQKTGNPKTGSRVMESSLLPQEGLHFMLSSKHKLSDQRSSKAHAPQTPDRSDSQAQNTPSINGYDPWSRLGLSGPSSHSQSKRHSIADGPEPVTDILSFLKNCSPHDLAALYHHWGFNSTMAEQAVMFESNGLMGTGVHPLQKPPNK; encoded by the exons ATGGAGGTGGAACGGCCGGACATTGTAGAGGAAGAGTCCTTCTCCAAGGGTGGCCAAGATAACCCTGATGGCAAGAAGAGCAGGGGTCACACTTGTGAACTCTGTGGAAGAAGTTTTCCTTTCCTCAGCTCCTTGTCCCAGCACATGAGAAAGCACACTGGGGAGAAACCATACAAGTGCCCTCACTGTGAGCACCGCTCAGCCCAGAAGGGTAGCTTAAAAGCCCACATGCGCAGCCACAAACTGGACAATCTCAGCCAGAGCACTGGTGGTGAGGAGGAAGATGTGGACGAGGAAGGGGAAAAGGAAGGAGGGGTGCCAGAAGATCAAGGTGGTTGCTCCAGTCCGACTGAGAGTACCTCGGCCTGCAACAAGGTTGTGAACGGTGAGGAGTCTACCAAAATGAGGAAGAAAGGTGGGAAGAAGGAAAGAACCTCTAATGAGAATTGCAAACAGTCAGTGCAGTGCTCTCTGTGCAGGAAAAGATTGTCCAGTCAGGAAGAGCTTGAACAGCATATGCAGGAGCTTCACAAGTTCTTCCGATGTGAACTGTGCCCTTATGAGACTTTGCAGGAGGACCAACTGCAAGCTCATGTTGAGAAGGTACATCCTATCGAGGAGGAATCGATCACCAAAGATGTCTCTATCAGCGAGGAAGCTGATGGTAAAGGCGAGTTCCCATGTGAACAATGTGACCAGGTGTTCACACAAGCCTGGTTTCTGAAAGCTCACAGGAAAAAGCATCAGAACAGTCTGGATCATGGGTGTCGGATCTGCGGACGCCGCTTTCGTGAGCCCTGGTTTCTTCGTAGCCACATGAAGACCCACAACACCAAGGTAAAACCAAAGAGTGACACCTACCTTCCGGCTACTGTCAATGAGGTGGCCCAGGACGAGTCCAACTTGGTGAACGAAGTGTGTCTGTATGAACTCTGTGCCAAGTGTGGTAACTTCTTCCACAACCGCAAGAGCTTGCTGTTGCATGAACAGGTCCACAGAAATGTTGAGCGGCCTCCTAACAATACTTTTTGCAGTGATAAGGACTTCACATCTGTCACTAAGACAAGCTTCTTGGAATGCCTAAACTTGAAACCAGCAGGAAATGGAGAGAGCCCCGTTGAGGTAACTCTAGGGAAAAGAATCCCAGAGCTTGATCCAATAAGTAGCTACCAGTCTTGGCAACTGGCCACCAGAGGCAAAATGGTGGAGGCATCTGAGAAGAGTCTGGGTTGGGAAGAGAGGTTAGCCGATGCAGATGTAGCATACGACAGGGAAAAGGGCGAGTATGTCTTGCTCAGACAGGACAAGCGGAAGAAGTCACTTGATTCAATGGCGAGTATCCCAACCAAGAAACGGAGAGGGGCTGGGACCCAGGGCTCCAATACAGATCACCACGGCAATGAAGAAAGGAATGGCCAGGTCTCGACAGGTGAGCGAAGCCCAGAGAATCTGAGTGACACTGAGTACCGCCCTACTTCTCGCTCTAGCCGTAAGAATTCCAGGAAAACCTCAGAGTGCTTGGAGTGTGGAAAGGGCTTCCGCACACAGCAACAGATGGTGATCCACATGCTCATCAGACATGGTGGCTTGGGTGAAACCATTGGTGGAAATGGACTGTTCCGTAAAGCTGAGTCAAGCCCATCTAAAGCAGGTGAATCAGCAGGACTCTTCAGGGAtcaaaaacaaacagggttcTTTGGGGACACAG ATAAAAAGCCATATACCTGTGAGCACTGTGACTTTTGCACCTCAGAGCCCTCGGCCATTGCTACCCATGCCCAAACACATCATTTGGCAATCAGGAACTGGGGCCAGAAGAGTGATGCCTTAACCAGCTCACTCAGCCAAAGCCAACCTCACCAAACCAACCACAAAGGCTTCCCAAGGCTGAGAAATGCCCTGCTGCAGCAGCCCTACTGGCCCTACACTAGCTCAACTCACCTGGAGGGGGCAGCACTGAGCGATGCCTCGTCAAAGGCAGAGGAGGAAAACAACAAGGGGTTGGAAGAAAGTAGCACCATGGATAAAGCAGGTGCTAATCTGCTTAATCTCTCCATGGAGGTGGATGACAAAAAAGAAGAGGTTTCTTCCATGTTATCGAAAAGTTTGGTTCAACACCAGTGTCCTTATTGCTCCTATGCAACACTCTATCCAGAAGTTCTCTGGATCCACCAACGAATTGCACATAAAGTTGACAGCACTACGTTGGTGCCTAAGTGGGCCCCGAGAAACGGCCTCAAGGGGCCCAAATCACTTCTCGATTTCAAGAGACGCACCGGTCCACCTCCGTTTCTGGAGGGTAAGGACTGCCCCTCTCTGCCGCAGATGAGAACTTCTCGAACGAGTCCACCTGATTGCAACCCTGGAGGGATGAAGAAATCAAAACCTCCGACAACTAGTTTAGAGTCCAGCTCTTCGCAAAGCAAGAGCTGGCACACAGCCACAGCACCGGGGGCATCATCTCACTCGTCCAAACACAAGACCAGCAAGTCCAGGACAGATGAGTTGGCAGGCAGTAAACAGAAAGCAGACGTCCATCAAAACAGTTCCTCGCGGCCTAAGGCAAGTCCTCAGAAGACTGGAAACCCAAAGACAGGAAGCAGAGTGATGGAGAGTAGTCTGCTACCTCAAGAGGGACTTCATTTTATGCTCTCTAGCAAACACAAACTCTCAGATCAGAGGAGCTCCAAAGCACATGCTCCTCAGACCCCCGACAGGTCTGATTCTCAAGCTCAGAATACACCATCCATTAATGGGTACGACCCCTGGAGCAGACTTGGCTTGAGTGGCCCGTCCTCTCACTCCCAGTCCAAGAGACATTCGATAGCCGATGGTCCAGAACCTGTGACAGACATCCTGAGTTTCTTGAAGAACTGCAGTCCTCATGATCTAGCTGCTCTCTACCATCACTGGGGCTTTAACAGCACCATGGCAGAGCAAGCAG